In Leopardus geoffroyi isolate Oge1 chromosome D1, O.geoffroyi_Oge1_pat1.0, whole genome shotgun sequence, a single window of DNA contains:
- the APOA5 gene encoding apolipoprotein A-V isoform X1 yields MASMTALVTWALALLPALASAQTQKGFWDYFSQSSGDKGKAEQVQRQKLAWEPTSLKDSLEQDLSNIDKFLEKLGPLSGQAGEPPALPQDPEDMRRQLQEELVEVRARLEPYMAEAHEQVGWNLESLRRQLKPYTAELMEQVALRVQELQEQLRVVGEGTKAQLLGGVDEARGLLRELQNLVAHHTGRVQALFHPYAQRLVSGIGRHVQELHRSVAPHAVASPARLSRCVQTLSRKLTLKAKALHARIQQNLDQLREELSAFAGARADGAVEGTSRDPQVLSQEVRQRLQAFRHDTFLQIADFTRAIDRETEEVQLQLAPPPPGHSAFAPEFLQADSGKALSKLQARLEDLWEDINYSLHDHGLGHQEEP; encoded by the exons ATGGCCAGCATGACTGCACTTGTGACCTGGGCTTTGGCTCTGCTCCCAG CGCTTGCAAGTGCCCAGACACAGAAAGGCTTCTGGGACTACTTCAGCCAGAGCAGCGGGGACAAAGGCAAGGCCGAGCAGGTCCAGCGGCAGAAGCTGGCATGGGAACCCAC gaGCCTGAAAGACAGCCTTGAGCAAGACCTCAGCAATATAGACAAGTTCCTGGAAAAGCTGGGCCCTCTCAGTGGGCAGGCGGGGGAGCCTCCTGCGCTCCCCCAGGACCCGGAGGACATGCGGCGGCAGCTGCAGGAGGAGCTGGTGGAGGTGAGGGCGCGCCTGGAGCCCTACATGGCAGAGGCGCACGAGCAAGTGGGCTGGAACCTGGAGAGCTTGCGGCGGCAGCTGAAGCCCTACACCGCGGAGCTGATGGAACAGGTGGCGCTGCGCGTACAGGAGCTGCAGGAACAGTTGCGCGTGGTCGGAGAGGGCACCAAGGCCCAGCTGCTGGGCGGCGTGGACGAGGCGCGGGGCCTGCTGCGGGAGCTGCAGAACCTCGTGGCGCACCACACGGGCCGCGTCCAGGCGCTCTTCCACCCCTATGCCCAGCGCCTGGTGAGCGGCATCGGGCGCCACGTGCAGGAGCTGCACCGCAGCGTGGCCCCGCACGCCGTCGCCAGTCCCGCGCGCCTCAGCCGCTGCGTGCAGACGCTCTCGCGCAAACTCACGCTCAAGGCCAAGGCGCTGCACGCGCGCATCCAGCAGAACCTGGACCAGCTGCGGGAAGAGCTCAGCGCCTTTGCCGGCGCCCGCGCTGATGGCGCGGTTGAAGGGACCAGCCGGGACCCCCAGGTGCTGTCCCAGGAGGTGCGTCAGCGACTCCAGGCCTTCCGCCACGACACCTTCCTGCAGATCGCCGACTTCACCCGTGCCATTGATCGGGAGACCGAGGAGGTCCAGCTGCAGCTGGCGCCGCCCCCTCCAGGTCACAGTGCCTTCGCCCCAGAGTTTCTCCAAGCGGACAGTGGCAAGGCCCTGAGCAAGCTGCAGGCCCGTCTCGAAGACCTGTGGGAAGACATCAACTACAGCCTTCACGACCATGGTCTCGGCCATCAAGAGGAGCCCTGA
- the APOA5 gene encoding apolipoprotein A-V isoform X2: MRLLRALASAQTQKGFWDYFSQSSGDKGKAEQVQRQKLAWEPTSLKDSLEQDLSNIDKFLEKLGPLSGQAGEPPALPQDPEDMRRQLQEELVEVRARLEPYMAEAHEQVGWNLESLRRQLKPYTAELMEQVALRVQELQEQLRVVGEGTKAQLLGGVDEARGLLRELQNLVAHHTGRVQALFHPYAQRLVSGIGRHVQELHRSVAPHAVASPARLSRCVQTLSRKLTLKAKALHARIQQNLDQLREELSAFAGARADGAVEGTSRDPQVLSQEVRQRLQAFRHDTFLQIADFTRAIDRETEEVQLQLAPPPPGHSAFAPEFLQADSGKALSKLQARLEDLWEDINYSLHDHGLGHQEEP; encoded by the exons CGCTTGCAAGTGCCCAGACACAGAAAGGCTTCTGGGACTACTTCAGCCAGAGCAGCGGGGACAAAGGCAAGGCCGAGCAGGTCCAGCGGCAGAAGCTGGCATGGGAACCCAC gaGCCTGAAAGACAGCCTTGAGCAAGACCTCAGCAATATAGACAAGTTCCTGGAAAAGCTGGGCCCTCTCAGTGGGCAGGCGGGGGAGCCTCCTGCGCTCCCCCAGGACCCGGAGGACATGCGGCGGCAGCTGCAGGAGGAGCTGGTGGAGGTGAGGGCGCGCCTGGAGCCCTACATGGCAGAGGCGCACGAGCAAGTGGGCTGGAACCTGGAGAGCTTGCGGCGGCAGCTGAAGCCCTACACCGCGGAGCTGATGGAACAGGTGGCGCTGCGCGTACAGGAGCTGCAGGAACAGTTGCGCGTGGTCGGAGAGGGCACCAAGGCCCAGCTGCTGGGCGGCGTGGACGAGGCGCGGGGCCTGCTGCGGGAGCTGCAGAACCTCGTGGCGCACCACACGGGCCGCGTCCAGGCGCTCTTCCACCCCTATGCCCAGCGCCTGGTGAGCGGCATCGGGCGCCACGTGCAGGAGCTGCACCGCAGCGTGGCCCCGCACGCCGTCGCCAGTCCCGCGCGCCTCAGCCGCTGCGTGCAGACGCTCTCGCGCAAACTCACGCTCAAGGCCAAGGCGCTGCACGCGCGCATCCAGCAGAACCTGGACCAGCTGCGGGAAGAGCTCAGCGCCTTTGCCGGCGCCCGCGCTGATGGCGCGGTTGAAGGGACCAGCCGGGACCCCCAGGTGCTGTCCCAGGAGGTGCGTCAGCGACTCCAGGCCTTCCGCCACGACACCTTCCTGCAGATCGCCGACTTCACCCGTGCCATTGATCGGGAGACCGAGGAGGTCCAGCTGCAGCTGGCGCCGCCCCCTCCAGGTCACAGTGCCTTCGCCCCAGAGTTTCTCCAAGCGGACAGTGGCAAGGCCCTGAGCAAGCTGCAGGCCCGTCTCGAAGACCTGTGGGAAGACATCAACTACAGCCTTCACGACCATGGTCTCGGCCATCAAGAGGAGCCCTGA